In Planctomycetia bacterium, the following are encoded in one genomic region:
- the rpsI gene encoding 30S ribosomal protein S9, protein MTTAAKINETLGTGRRKTSVARVRVRPGEGKIVVNGRPLSEFFANEQDRYSVISALELCDRRNAVDIVITVSGGGTTGQSGACRMGIARALKLMDPTLEEPIRKNRLLTRDSRMKERKKFGFRGARRGTQFSKR, encoded by the coding sequence ATGACGACGGCAGCAAAAATCAACGAAACCTTGGGCACCGGCCGCCGTAAGACTTCGGTCGCTCGCGTTCGCGTCCGACCGGGCGAAGGGAAGATCGTCGTCAACGGTCGCCCGCTCAGCGAGTTCTTCGCCAACGAACAAGATCGCTATTCGGTCATCTCGGCCTTGGAGTTGTGCGACCGGCGCAACGCGGTCGATATCGTGATCACGGTTTCCGGCGGCGGCACGACCGGCCAATCGGGCGCTTGCCGTATGGGCATCGCTCGTGCCTTGAAGCTGATGGACCCGACGCTCGAAGAGCCGATCCGCAAGAATCGCTTGCTGACGCGCGACAGCCGCATGAAGGAACGCAAAAAGTTCGGCTTCCGCGGTGCTCGCCGTGGTACGCAGTTCTCGAAGCGGTAA
- a CDS encoding sodium-translocating pyrophosphatase: protein MVRPEEAANRPLWEVLAEFLPLNPHSLVRNRRHTHHRPVVPCRGPNVNFPSLRLRSLLPQLLGSLIVLLSVAAPAWAGEADLAIPDLHKGEFTIAGATISAWNLLFYGSFVIAGTLGISLYLRNEIKRMPAHKSMLDVAEVIFQTCKTYLLQQGKFLLMLFAIIGSAMTYYFVGLQGQTFGTAALVLLFSVVGMGGSFWVAWYGIRINTYANSRTAFASLRGVPWDVVNIPLRAGMSIGLFLISLELIMMVIILLFVPRDIVGICFLGFAIGESLGASALRIAGGIFTKIADIGSDLMKIVFNVKEDDPRNPGVIADCTGDNAGDSVGPTADGFETYGVTGVALISFITLALPVEQSELQAKLIVWIFAMRFLMDFMSGASYFINQKISEAKYKGLKEFDFEAPLTRLIWIASILCITTSYGMSWLLISDLVIAGKDYPQLWWQLASIISLGTLAAVLIPEFTKVFTSSHSKHVHEIVTASKEGGASLTILSGLVAGYFSAFWMGILIAGLMGAAYFISLMPDGVNSIMQVVLTPGAAAVGVGSIFAFGLVAFGFLCMGPVTIAVDSYGPVTDNAQSIFELAQTEHIKGIRDEIKRDFGFVPDFELGKHYLEANDSAGNTFKATAKPVLIGTAVVGATTMIFSIILLLGKQGLLHLSLTDAPVLLGFICGGAVIFWFSGASMQAVTTGAYQAVDFIKKNMDLTKKEADIEDSKTVVRICTIYAQKGMWNIFIALMAITLAFAFFDPNFFVAYLISIAVFGLFQAISMANTGGAWDNAKKYVEVDLKEKGTELHAAAVVGDTVGDPFKDTTSVALNPIIKFSTLFGLLAVEIAVKMKEAARGVDIHHAGPTPSGATAQPTLTPTTDYTVVFGVIMLAVALIFVWRSFYSMRIVKD, encoded by the coding sequence ATGGTTCGACCCGAAGAAGCCGCTAACCGCCCGTTATGGGAGGTTTTAGCGGAATTCTTGCCGCTGAATCCGCATTCACTCGTCCGAAATCGTCGTCATACGCATCATCGTCCTGTCGTCCCTTGTCGAGGCCCAAACGTGAATTTTCCTTCTCTTCGTCTTCGGTCGCTGCTCCCGCAGTTGCTTGGTTCTTTGATCGTGCTCCTTTCGGTCGCGGCTCCGGCTTGGGCCGGCGAGGCCGATCTTGCTATTCCCGACCTGCACAAGGGGGAGTTCACGATCGCCGGCGCCACGATCAGCGCTTGGAACTTGTTGTTCTACGGTTCGTTCGTCATCGCGGGCACGTTGGGGATCAGCCTCTATTTGCGAAACGAAATCAAGCGGATGCCGGCGCATAAGTCGATGCTCGACGTCGCCGAAGTGATCTTTCAGACCTGCAAGACCTATCTGCTTCAACAGGGCAAATTCCTGTTGATGCTCTTCGCGATCATCGGCTCGGCGATGACCTACTACTTCGTCGGCCTGCAGGGGCAAACTTTCGGCACCGCGGCGCTCGTGCTGCTGTTCTCGGTCGTCGGCATGGGGGGCTCGTTCTGGGTCGCCTGGTACGGCATTCGGATCAACACCTACGCCAACTCGCGCACCGCTTTCGCTTCGCTGCGGGGTGTGCCGTGGGACGTCGTCAACATTCCGCTACGTGCGGGCATGTCGATCGGCTTGTTCTTGATTTCGCTCGAACTCATCATGATGGTCATCATCTTGTTGTTCGTGCCGCGCGACATCGTCGGCATCTGTTTCCTCGGGTTCGCGATCGGCGAGTCGCTCGGTGCATCCGCGTTGCGGATCGCCGGCGGTATCTTCACGAAGATCGCCGACATCGGCTCCGACCTGATGAAGATCGTGTTCAACGTGAAGGAAGACGATCCGCGCAATCCCGGCGTCATCGCCGACTGCACGGGCGACAACGCCGGCGACTCGGTCGGCCCGACCGCCGACGGCTTCGAGACGTACGGCGTCACGGGCGTGGCACTCATCTCCTTCATCACGCTCGCGCTTCCGGTCGAGCAATCGGAACTGCAAGCGAAGTTGATCGTTTGGATCTTCGCAATGCGGTTCCTCATGGACTTCATGTCCGGAGCGTCGTACTTCATCAACCAGAAGATTTCCGAAGCGAAGTACAAGGGCTTGAAAGAGTTCGATTTCGAAGCTCCGCTCACGCGTCTGATTTGGATCGCGTCGATCCTTTGCATCACCACCTCGTACGGCATGAGCTGGCTGCTGATCAGCGACCTTGTGATCGCCGGCAAAGACTATCCGCAACTCTGGTGGCAACTCGCCTCGATCATCAGCCTCGGCACATTGGCCGCCGTGTTGATTCCGGAATTCACCAAAGTCTTTACCAGCTCGCATTCGAAGCACGTGCATGAAATCGTGACCGCGTCGAAAGAAGGGGGAGCTTCGCTCACGATTCTCTCCGGACTCGTCGCCGGCTACTTCAGCGCGTTCTGGATGGGCATTTTGATCGCCGGCCTGATGGGCGCTGCATACTTCATCAGCCTCATGCCCGACGGCGTGAATTCGATCATGCAAGTCGTTCTGACGCCGGGGGCGGCTGCCGTCGGCGTGGGTTCGATCTTTGCGTTCGGCCTCGTCGCCTTCGGCTTTCTTTGTATGGGCCCTGTGACCATCGCGGTCGACAGCTACGGCCCTGTGACCGACAACGCGCAATCGATCTTCGAACTCGCGCAGACCGAGCACATCAAGGGGATTCGCGACGAAATCAAACGCGATTTCGGGTTCGTGCCCGACTTCGAGCTCGGTAAGCATTATCTCGAAGCGAACGACTCGGCGGGAAACACGTTCAAAGCGACGGCCAAACCGGTGCTCATCGGCACGGCCGTCGTCGGTGCGACGACGATGATTTTCTCGATCATCCTCCTGCTCGGCAAGCAAGGCTTGCTGCACTTGAGCCTCACCGATGCACCGGTGTTGCTCGGCTTCATTTGCGGCGGGGCGGTGATCTTCTGGTTCTCCGGCGCTTCGATGCAAGCCGTAACGACGGGTGCTTATCAAGCGGTCGACTTCATCAAGAAGAACATGGACCTCACGAAGAAAGAAGCCGACATCGAAGACTCGAAGACGGTCGTCCGCATCTGCACGATCTACGCGCAGAAGGGAATGTGGAACATCTTCATCGCCCTGATGGCGATCACGCTCGCGTTCGCCTTCTTCGATCCGAACTTCTTCGTCGCCTATCTGATTTCGATCGCCGTGTTCGGCCTGTTCCAAGCCATCTCGATGGCCAATACCGGTGGTGCCTGGGACAACGCCAAGAAGTACGTCGAAGTCGATCTCAAAGAAAAGGGTACGGAGCTGCATGCCGCGGCTGTCGTCGGCGATACCGTCGGCGATCCGTTCAAAGATACGACTTCGGTCGCGTTGAACCCGATCATCAAGTTCTCGACGTTGTTCGGGCTCTTGGCGGTCGAGATTGCGGTGAAGATGAAGGAAGCGGCTCGCGGTGTGGATATCCATCACGCGGGCCCGACTCCGAGCGGAGCGACGGCCCAGCCGACGTTGACGCCGACGACCGACTACACGGTCGTGTTCGGCGTCATCATGCTCGCCGTCGCTTTGATCTTCGTCTGGCGATCTTTCTATTCGATGCGAATCGTGAAAGATTAA
- a CDS encoding amino acid permease, with product MWKQLWAKKDLSILLKEMESQDRLHRVLGPTALTSLGVGAIIGTGIFVLVGKAAAQQTGPALMLSFIASAFACVFAALCYAEFASMAPVAGSAYTYSYATMGELFAWIIGWDLILEYAVASSAVAHAWSDYVEKFIVIVAPDTWVPSLHTFFERWGNSPIGFNPKTNTFFASGGIIDLPAILITAIVTVVLVIGIKESARFNTLMVLLKVGVVLFVIGVGVFFIDPANWTNNFAPFGYGGITMPWEEHSSHPVGMLAGAATIFFAFIGFDSISTHSEEAKNPQRDVPIAIISSLVICTILYVLVAAVLTGMVPYDQIAVEAPVASAFTGRDMNFAAGLISLGAVAGMTSVLLVMLLSQPRVLLAMARDGLLPQKFFGAVHEKFRTPYKSTILTGFFVAAASSLLPLDVLADMTNIGTLLAFVMVCAAVLIMRKTNPDAHRPFRAPLGPVVPIMGIITCLILMLSLGTHNWMRLAIWLAVGMVIYFCYGKRHSHLGRELANEITHHGLTPTDPTPPRV from the coding sequence ATGTGGAAGCAACTCTGGGCGAAGAAAGACCTTTCGATTCTTCTCAAGGAGATGGAAAGCCAGGATCGCTTGCATCGTGTTCTCGGCCCAACGGCGCTCACTTCGCTCGGGGTCGGCGCGATTATCGGTACGGGCATCTTCGTGTTAGTCGGGAAGGCCGCGGCGCAACAAACCGGTCCGGCGTTGATGCTGTCGTTCATCGCTTCGGCATTTGCCTGCGTCTTCGCCGCCCTGTGTTACGCCGAATTCGCTTCGATGGCCCCCGTCGCCGGCAGCGCCTATACCTACTCCTACGCGACCATGGGCGAACTCTTCGCTTGGATCATCGGGTGGGATCTTATCTTGGAATACGCCGTGGCGTCGAGCGCCGTCGCGCATGCGTGGAGCGATTACGTGGAAAAGTTCATCGTGATCGTCGCTCCCGATACGTGGGTCCCTTCGCTGCACACGTTCTTCGAACGCTGGGGCAATTCTCCGATCGGGTTCAATCCCAAAACTAATACCTTCTTCGCGAGCGGCGGCATCATCGACCTTCCGGCGATTTTGATCACCGCGATCGTAACCGTGGTCTTAGTCATCGGCATCAAAGAAAGCGCTCGTTTCAATACGCTGATGGTCTTGCTGAAAGTCGGCGTCGTGTTGTTCGTGATCGGCGTCGGAGTTTTCTTTATCGATCCCGCGAACTGGACGAATAACTTCGCCCCCTTCGGCTACGGCGGCATTACCATGCCATGGGAAGAGCATTCCAGTCACCCGGTCGGCATGCTTGCCGGAGCGGCGACGATCTTTTTCGCGTTCATCGGCTTCGACTCGATTTCGACACACTCCGAAGAAGCCAAGAATCCGCAGCGCGACGTGCCGATCGCCATCATCAGCTCTCTCGTTATCTGCACCATCCTTTACGTTCTCGTCGCTGCCGTCCTCACCGGGATGGTTCCCTACGACCAAATCGCGGTCGAAGCTCCCGTGGCGAGTGCGTTCACGGGACGAGATATGAACTTCGCTGCGGGCTTGATCTCGCTCGGTGCGGTCGCGGGTATGACCAGCGTGTTGCTGGTGATGTTGCTCAGCCAACCGCGCGTGCTGCTGGCGATGGCGCGCGACGGCCTCTTACCCCAAAAGTTTTTCGGTGCCGTGCATGAAAAGTTCCGCACGCCGTACAAATCGACGATCCTCACCGGTTTCTTCGTGGCTGCCGCGTCGTCGCTGCTGCCGCTCGACGTGTTGGCCGACATGACCAACATCGGCACGCTCTTGGCCTTCGTAATGGTGTGCGCCGCCGTGTTGATCATGCGGAAGACGAATCCCGACGCTCACCGTCCGTTTCGCGCTCCGCTCGGGCCGGTAGTCCCGATCATGGGAATCATCACCTGCTTGATCCTGATGCTTTCTTTGGGAACCCACAATTGGATGCGACTAGCCATTTGGCTCGCCGTCGGTATGGTCATTTATTTCTGCTACGGCAAGCGGCATAGCCACCTCGGCCGCGAATTGGCGAACGAGATCACGCATCACGGCCTCACGCCGACCGATCCGACGCCGCCGCGCGTCTAA
- a CDS encoding sigma-70 family RNA polymerase sigma factor, with amino-acid sequence MVVGESSAQSYELRDPDVRLMLEVRDDNAAAFEELMLRYQNRLVTVLEHLTGQRDAAEDLAQEVFLRVYRSRKKYVPGSKFSTWLFTIANNVASNARRSRARRKERNLTPAEGDETGAWGAAPLEQLALAKSALMPTRQLDKAEMREVVKLALDTLNERQRLAVLLCKFENMSYTEISETMGMTPQAIKSLLSRARDNLRDVLEAYLERGVLPGKSNVAGETP; translated from the coding sequence TTGGTAGTCGGCGAGTCGTCGGCCCAATCTTACGAACTGCGCGATCCCGACGTGCGGCTCATGCTCGAAGTGCGCGACGACAACGCCGCCGCTTTCGAGGAGTTGATGCTGCGCTATCAGAATCGTTTAGTGACGGTGCTCGAACACCTGACCGGCCAGCGCGACGCCGCGGAAGACTTGGCTCAAGAAGTGTTTCTGCGCGTGTATCGCTCGCGGAAGAAATACGTGCCGGGCTCGAAGTTCTCGACCTGGCTGTTCACGATCGCCAATAACGTCGCCTCGAACGCGCGCAGAAGTCGGGCCCGCAGGAAGGAACGAAACCTCACGCCGGCCGAGGGAGACGAGACCGGCGCGTGGGGCGCAGCGCCGCTCGAACAACTGGCCTTGGCGAAGAGCGCGCTCATGCCGACGCGCCAGTTGGATAAAGCGGAAATGCGCGAAGTCGTGAAGCTCGCCCTCGATACGCTCAACGAACGCCAACGGCTCGCGGTCTTGCTTTGCAAATTCGAGAACATGAGCTACACCGAAATTTCCGAAACGATGGGGATGACCCCGCAAGCGATCAAGTCGCTGCTGTCGCGAGCGCGCGACAATTTACGCGACGTGTTGGAAGCGTATCTCGAACGGGGCGTTTTGCCGGGCAAGTCGAACGTCGCCGGAGAAACGCCATGA
- a CDS encoding zf-HC2 domain-containing protein, translating to MSDRDGTTVPDMQAQLNAYLDGEVDGEERTRIEQALADDTRMQHDFQRLQRAWDLLDVLPRADVGTGFTQMTVEMIALDAKQQLAAVQKVVPRRTWIDRLLIAGGVATAGVAGFFLVDALRTRPDDTMLRDLPVLERLDLYGLTEPGENAEFFRQLRDRRVLAEPAPSNAPAVKRK from the coding sequence ATGAGCGACCGCGACGGAACCACCGTGCCGGACATGCAAGCTCAGCTCAACGCCTATCTCGACGGCGAAGTCGACGGCGAAGAGCGGACGCGCATCGAGCAAGCGCTCGCCGACGATACCCGCATGCAGCACGATTTCCAACGGCTGCAACGGGCCTGGGACTTGCTCGACGTGTTGCCGCGCGCCGACGTCGGCACCGGTTTCACGCAAATGACGGTCGAGATGATCGCGCTGGACGCCAAGCAGCAGTTGGCCGCGGTGCAGAAGGTCGTGCCGCGGCGCACTTGGATCGATCGGCTGCTCATCGCCGGCGGCGTGGCGACGGCGGGCGTGGCGGGCTTTTTCCTCGTCGACGCGCTCCGCACCCGGCCCGACGACACGATGCTGCGCGACCTGCCGGTCTTAGAGCGGCTCGATCTGTACGGGCTAACGGAGCCGGGCGAGAACGCCGAGTTCTTCCGCCAGCTGCGTGATCGGCGCGTTTTGGCCGAGCCCGCGCCGTCGAATGCACCGGCCGTAAAACGGAAATAG
- a CDS encoding SDR family oxidoreductase, whose protein sequence is MSERPFAGRTAIVTGGAFGIGRATAIKLALGGARVFTGDIRPQPENEARFAELGIVQLLCDVRREADVQSLVDAAFAATGRIDILVNNAGIGLVKQIPNVTEDEWDRVLDTNFKSVFLTSKHCIGPMRAGGGGSIVNVSSNAGLLPRAHDPVYSTSKGAMIALTKSLALSHARDKIRVNAVCPGPVGDTGMMNADLAKAQDPRATAQMFIDASPLAKAHRRMITPEEVAEAICYLASDAALMVSGTSIAIDGGKSLGVPPA, encoded by the coding sequence ATGAGCGAAAGACCATTCGCAGGGCGCACGGCGATCGTCACCGGCGGCGCGTTCGGCATCGGCCGAGCAACGGCCATCAAGCTTGCGCTCGGCGGCGCGCGTGTCTTCACGGGCGACATCCGGCCGCAGCCCGAAAACGAAGCACGGTTCGCCGAACTCGGCATCGTGCAACTCCTCTGCGACGTCCGGCGCGAGGCCGACGTGCAATCGCTCGTCGACGCCGCGTTCGCCGCGACGGGCCGAATCGACATCTTGGTCAACAATGCCGGGATCGGCCTCGTGAAACAAATCCCCAACGTCACGGAAGACGAATGGGACCGCGTGCTCGATACGAACTTCAAGTCGGTATTTCTCACGTCGAAACATTGCATCGGTCCGATGCGCGCCGGCGGCGGCGGAAGCATCGTCAACGTCTCCAGCAACGCCGGGCTGTTGCCTCGCGCCCACGATCCCGTCTACAGCACCAGCAAAGGGGCGATGATCGCGCTGACGAAAAGCCTGGCCCTAAGCCACGCCCGCGACAAGATCCGCGTGAACGCCGTCTGCCCGGGCCCGGTCGGCGATACGGGCATGATGAACGCCGACTTGGCGAAGGCCCAAGATCCGCGAGCCACGGCGCAGATGTTCATCGATGCCAGCCCGCTCGCGAAGGCCCATCGCCGCATGATCACTCCGGAAGAAGTGGCCGAGGCGATTTGCTATTTGGCAAGCGATGCGGCGCTGATGGTGTCCGGAACGAGCATCGCCATCGACGGCGGCAAATCGCTCGGCGTGCCGCCGGCATAA
- the sppA gene encoding signal peptide peptidase SppA, translating to MSSFSAPSNPGPGQPVYIAVQPKPSLLARLVGLITWLGIALFVLAVIFALTSPDSFSQDPDNKLEERYHSLAKDGVNKVAVIEIDGVIEDGEAVKKQVDKVLADPKVKAVVLRVDSPGGTVTGSDFMYHHLRKLSIDRNMPFVVSMGGLAASGGYYVSMACGTKENVIFAEPTTWTGSIGVLIPHYNIAGLMEKWEVEDDTIKSAPLKGIGSITRKMTPEEKAVFEELVKESFDRFKGIVKSGRPKLTDDQLKKATTGQVFTTKQALELGLVDKQGFVEDAIARAMELASLDAATTKAVKYHRPKSLADTLVGASAAAQKSEVQALLDLATPKAYYLFSWPNSGK from the coding sequence ATGTCCAGCTTTTCCGCTCCGAGCAATCCTGGTCCCGGTCAGCCGGTTTATATCGCCGTGCAGCCGAAGCCGAGTCTGCTAGCACGCCTGGTCGGCTTAATCACTTGGCTCGGAATCGCACTGTTCGTGCTTGCCGTGATCTTCGCCCTCACGAGCCCCGATTCGTTCTCGCAAGACCCGGACAACAAACTCGAAGAGCGCTACCACTCGCTCGCGAAAGACGGAGTGAACAAGGTCGCCGTGATCGAGATCGATGGCGTGATCGAAGACGGCGAAGCGGTGAAGAAGCAAGTCGACAAGGTCTTGGCCGATCCGAAAGTGAAGGCCGTCGTGCTGCGCGTCGACTCCCCCGGCGGAACCGTCACCGGCAGCGACTTCATGTACCACCACCTGCGCAAGCTGAGCATCGACCGCAACATGCCGTTCGTCGTCAGCATGGGAGGCCTCGCCGCCAGCGGAGGCTACTATGTGTCGATGGCCTGCGGCACGAAGGAGAACGTCATCTTCGCCGAGCCGACCACTTGGACCGGCTCGATCGGCGTCTTAATCCCGCACTACAACATCGCGGGCCTGATGGAGAAGTGGGAAGTCGAAGACGACACGATCAAGAGCGCTCCGCTTAAGGGAATCGGCAGCATTACCCGCAAGATGACCCCCGAAGAAAAAGCGGTGTTCGAGGAGCTCGTGAAAGAGAGCTTCGATCGCTTCAAAGGGATCGTCAAGTCGGGCCGCCCGAAGCTCACCGACGATCAATTGAAGAAGGCCACGACCGGACAAGTCTTCACGACCAAGCAAGCCCTCGAGCTCGGGCTCGTCGACAAACAAGGCTTCGTCGAAGACGCGATCGCCCGCGCGATGGAGCTTGCGTCGCTCGATGCCGCGACGACCAAGGCCGTGAAGTACCATCGCCCGAAGTCGCTGGCCGATACGCTCGTCGGCGCTTCGGCAGCGGCGCAGAAGAGCGAAGTGCAGGCCTTGCTCGATCTCGCCACGCCGAAAGCCTACTACCTGTTTTCGTGGCCGAACTCCGGCAAGTAA